From one Musa acuminata AAA Group cultivar baxijiao chromosome BXJ2-6, Cavendish_Baxijiao_AAA, whole genome shotgun sequence genomic stretch:
- the LOC135613994 gene encoding sulfite exporter TauE/SafE family protein 3-like: MGTGAVGLLKHKTAGNFATRNKSFIGAFGKRLRVEETGSPVVVCSSSASVFQPGIAEQEAFAKRPFDTATSSSSSMNDEEIGEKDSKDLLTNLFHSLPNNGGEESSYNHVMELSRWVVLGSIIGFVGAALGSIGGVGGIFVPMLPLIIGFDPKTSTAISKWKSTSMQMNNNFNLLLIVKRNSELSCMIMGAAGTTVYYNLRLRHPTMDLPIIDYDLALLFQPMIMLGISIGVALNIIFPDWMLTVFLIIHFLGSYKSLGLTKKWCRTGIQGTPWGSPANPQCRTSSDDELLIKDNIYWKELTVLSSVWAAFVAVQIVKTYTTRCSTEYWVLNIMQVPIVVAITINETICLCEGKRTIASRGNLETKRKIHQLLGFGGGLILEPLFLEMGVPRQVLFS, translated from the exons ATGGGGACGGGGGCGGTTGGGCTGTTAAAGCATAAAACCGCGGGAAACTTCGCCACG AGAAACAAAAGCTTCATTGGTGCTTTTGGAAAAAGGTTAAGGGTGGAAGAAACAGGAAGCCCAGTGGTGGTGTGCAGCAGTTCTGCTTCTGTGTTTCAGCCAGGCATTGCAGAACAAGAGGCCTTCGCAAAGAGGCCATTTGACACAGCTaccagcagcagtagcagcatgAATGACGAAGAGATTGGAGAGAAGGATTCCAAGGATCTCCTCACCAACCTCTTCCATTCTTTACCCAATAATGGAGGAGAAGAATCTTCTTACAATCAT GTCATGGAGCTCAGCCGGTGGGTGGTGCTGGGATCCATCATTGGGTTTGTTGGTGCAGCTCTTGGCAGCATTGGTGGCGTTGGAGGGATCTTTGTGCCCATGCTCCCCTTGATCATTGGATTTGACCCCAAGACATCAACAGCCATTTCCAAGTGGAAGTCAACAAGCATGCAGATGAACAATAATTTCAACCTACTTTTAATAGTCAAGAGGAATTCAGAACTAAGCT GCATGATCATGGGTGCTGCAGGAACAACAGTATACTACAACCTGAGACTGAGGCACCCAACCATGGACTTACCAATCATTGACTATGATCTAGCTCTGTTGTTTCAGCCCATGATTATGTTGGGCATCAGCATTGGAGTTGCTTTGAATATAATCTTTCCAGATTGGATGCTCACTGTCTTCCTCATCATCCACTTCCTAG GAAGCTACAAATCTCTAGGCCTCACAAAGAAATG GTGCAGAACTGGAATACAAGGCACTCCCTGGGGCTCTCCTGCTAATCCACAATGTAGAACTTCATCAGATGATGAG CTACTTATAAAGGATAACATCTACTGGAAGGAACTAACAGTTCTTTCATCCGTATGGGCAGCATTTGTGGCAGTCCAGATAGTCAAG ACATACACCACACGGTGCTCCACAGAGTATTGGGTTCTAAACATCATGCAG GTGCCAATTGTTGTTGCTATCACAATCAATGAAACTATCTGCCTCTGTGAAGGAAAGAGAACCATTGCCTCAAGGGGCAACCTAGAAACCAAACGGAAGATTCATCAGCTGCTTGGGTTTGGAGGAGGGCTCATCCTTGAACCATTG